One Cryptosporidium parvum Iowa II chromosome 5, whole genome shotgun sequence DNA segment encodes these proteins:
- a CDS encoding hypothetical protein (with signal peptide and possible cryptosporidium paralog) produces the protein MKFMLYALVIFLSYGSIHSANNQTEQSIFNEPCEYTTSKEVKSMFNVFAFNQKRFGKKKGKVEQIVAKFVCKKKPLIIANDWSQEDYMVISFIIFLSKRLDLATKTFEIKKYNNWIFGNVPPLEELSRGITHFNPLPEWRSWWEKEGDSKKILKQINEIYLSITNTPDTFRFSDKSASNKITKPFLSLAYIFSREMIKDKALIKNISRNSYREEVIKNLETKTNQFNSELNLENSNINEQSLKLEKDLYKSDHISLFKKAYNHVLFVKKKRNFNSENGDNNIELLPNWWEKELDIVTAIILTIFKYQYRHRMQIIEAENKIKNDNLNWKKIHNCIKQAIFCTSNGSSNNSLEHIPIWHRFGEKWQSFPQGAMIRILDNVSKLSLTTSGWDVYDYVICLCFYYLIKRERIRIDWFTLGPLSGSPRTRFWRRFKRYVINMFSSNKGMFDMNNKWHSSPVELE, from the coding sequence ATGAAGTTTATGCTTTACGCattagtaatttttttgagtTATGGTTCTATTCATTCTGCAAATAATCAAACTGAACAATCTATTTTCAATGAGCCATGCGAATATACTACTTCTAAAGAAGTGAAAAGTATGTTCAATGTATTTGCTTTCAATCAGAAACGATTTGGCAAGAAAAAAGGCAAAGTCGAACAAATAGTAGCAAAGTTTGTATGCAAAAAAAAGCCATTAATCATTGCAAATGATTGGTCTCAAGAAGATTACATGGTCATAtcatttatcatttttttatcaaaaagaTTAGATCTCGCAACAAAaacttttgaaataaagaaatataataattggaTTTTTGGGAATGTTCCACCCTTGGAAGAACTTTCAAGAGGAATCACTCATTTCAACCCTCTTCCTGAATGGAGAAGTTGGTGGGAAAAAGAAGGGGACagtaaaaaaatattaaaacaaataaatgaaatttatttatcaattacAAACACTCCAGATACATTCAGATTTTCTGATAAATCAGCATCGAATAAAATCACTAAACCATTCCTTTCACTTGCATATATTTTCTCAAGAGAAATGATAAAAGATAAAGCACTTATAAAAAACATATCTAGGAACAGCTATAGAGAAGAAGTAATTAAAAACCTTGAAACTAAGACAAATCAATTTAATTCGGAACTTAATTTGGAGAATTCTAATATAAATGAACAATCGCTCAAACTTGAAAAAGATCTATACAAAAGCGATCAcatatctttatttaaaaaagcATACAATCATGTTTTATTtgtcaaaaaaaaaagaaatttcaaTTCCGAAAATGGTgacaataatattgaacTTCTACCAAATTGGTGGGAAAAGGAGCTAGATATAGTAACTGCAATCATATTAACTATTTTCAAATACCAATATAGGCACAGAATGCAAATCATTGAAGCcgaaaacaaaattaaaaatgacAATTTAAACTGGAAGAAAATTCACAATTGCATAAAACAGGCTATTTTTTGTACTTCAAATGGCtcatcaaataattcattagaGCATATTCCGATTTGGCACAGATTTGGCGAGAAGTGGCAAAGCTTCCCACAAGGAGCAATGATAAGAATATTGGACAATGTATCAAAACTTTCCCTAACGACTAGTGGTTGGGATGTATATGACTATGTTATTTGTTTATGCTTCtactatttaataaaaagagaaagaattaGGATTGATTGGTTCACGTTAGGACCATTGTCAGGTTCTCCAAGAACCAGATTTTGGCGAAGATTTAAAAGATACGTAATAAATATGTTTTCATCAAACAAAGGTATGTTTGACATGAATAACAAGTGGCATAGCTCACCCGTAGAATTAGAATAA
- a CDS encoding large cysteine rich protein (with a signal peptide and cryptosporidium paralogs) encodes MLFIRLLLTYSLLFTFLESVIFCQEIDKSRIILESILNELHGLGYSQIKQDNLINPIQEIYNGDLDHFNSFCVNSLLNYYRNSPSEIWVNEQVGQVSIDKIIHNFILVCRELPEWQNVCQNQPSIDSLIATDIHLAALLTMNENHELSNVPIDTFCNLNLNFFNEDHSNYNHLCVEKLISNQVNFEKITFKIRDALTICSMTTFWSKICIKNNSNNYDLPELHLLASSLFFEVSKHDKYLSSSNGLEGLTPIEFCGLSEKMILKGDVLNYFNIICVDELSISSKLVLGRSWLPSTKNIIDICRNNPLWITCDLNLNYKNFDTINSLSDNKESGYISIIDKTSLLATALLQQIHLLPTYMFSSLYYQFADIDNLCYITSIIQNDISLIQNEELSTHSQINFGQFFNSICWRILSTYPITFKTSIGIISQPIKTLEAVSVCSSSVLFWVNDCVTESSEDLIYLPQISILSQELLISSKKYYNLPANTFCIAAKNIISNLNKLNSGLGSSAKRLEDYSISWVLNNISKIDSYAQFNGITSGYFNRECVRELIGSNESNSEYIPMNFAIFICSSSLRWEKCPVKGSIKSKFLTEFVASEFYYGLLAEMDFNFQFNWNDICLISESTIPEEYDNLDSIPNIPYFNHFCSLSFIKNLKLIRKNANISFSENKQYIFTNFIRVCVHNYFWRVPCGEIVELDLLANSLLFGSHQFASMQNISEPQFCKAANNLLDVDPTKFEIECMRELMKIGTQFTSEIAQGACTVTHRSQICHGYPEEYSHIAGTLFSAMYQYFPISEIPSFIEFCEIVHSIFTDNEINDSPYYFNAICARHIHNSNLNASFLTISVLCSHISPNNISNEDYTESLLVSEFFKKSKSINSLRKWELHYFYPLAKQILESIEKDPKDISNFNYKCVAITRSIISTDSFTLKLDDAISLCSGSIAFKIYCKNQNQSIQHLVSEIIQGIMLNYGLDIIEYSEIQSICSAAKLIHDGSVEKQPISRNLPGITKYPYFLNSCIEVLTSGIILPTKFVEISTDNAISICTQSLRSSTPCKSEKAIVSAIAVGLYSEMQNFPEMAKLQVTELCIFASKLAESNTEDYLETCSKYLSNFKSYIPTIEDLNVNLTEIQKQRICTKPFMWPKCNVDENLVRGVHSVQIEKLASKLKAIFKSNDINIWKFERYCVFAEKLLNDNGENDFIKCNNLLKDFEYIEIIKQSSNIVENPLFLFYKLEDKTINKVCSIISSHSNCLNSRNGLSGLLASNFFSISTKYLDLNSIKSSDFCIISELLLQRGSLKEIKESCPYLLLQITNLEHWPKIMLTPELSQVICDSLSITNLNCIMPNINQGITIEISSAINDIAIELFFIRKKYVPSFNPESSCIMAESLIQFGIKNEYFNRLCINLISYDIWNFSGNFDKKYSQYWSISREDPMTFISFIKSEASRFCEELEGRLSEIYIKSHNFISKKKRDNKLDNKIYYQKVLRRTFNPLNFGKTNEHDLSNKLTKKEERIELKKKLRIISKAKGYVALNDEAVKEYSPEMVDFKLAKKYYADFPKDIYKSIDNSNFVFKMPEFNWNLFSEKLVFTSKNFLGISIKVSDPKYGGIAGLIQKWGYTPQGTVQGAQYIYRVSRYINKYMISPKKAYLIWKETLIAMNFAILPKWRDSWQDEIRKPSPLDEQPLPSCEGVKSSKVLKQLGMDKKKISMVALANIDSFVAQMTEAAHDLKLYNVKFNDFCLVGIILFNTKSYSRTESFNYQCTKWVKEIGYVEEYVENVNFAENEHKLSKKIVNRLKNNVRKQIPAILARKICASTSRWMSCNSGVGIDEKLNIDNLATELVRLSRIAGLEFRDMCEVAIQIANAQDFNQKCPVILQQVIGNYNRSYQVCKSTSSWKSCQYSKVVLDPKLKEHLDTLTTELTIGLNEVFPNIFTFEEICYLSEKFVASEYFKTDCTRSLFDFLVAQRFIKPTLNIYGDVKPSKSFKHIVSVALAICYDTLRWQQATCVLESEGYYSLHEKQWVDLVSEEILKEMMELSKLDPQISIFFKNAEREQLLERFNLENNNKFKIKLPPVIKYHDICNHVAKITKTRYFNINCIQVTTDIFQTQLTKIKLENERANNFEEINLYGGIIKVPNSSTIEGICKGSIFWETCSNKHLQPLFKFDLENAKKEDVDIIVNDIMVSILQLNQNGFESSVDIKKELHDLDNIHKLASKTVDSLDYLDFCKIGIWYSKEISNLEQKEHSELQNLLSTKILFLILESMYPNRKLEKDQVTEESENEELGTLDQYIEQSIIKLPTTAPKLVKPPSSMFRNITSIETVLLHQSDDYSSNIFAVNLSGFPMFQDFYVKRNISTIDRDIYGNTLYVKPKAGLMLSSYQLPDGSQKLSKYVNLEKGRNIVEPKINQLETERILHIIKQNPNNFHSSILPHATKEIIGKKKPNPSEKKIKKEWYRNIKKEYYYKKGREIAKKEWESRQIAFSNNNGTGEIIWETEKKKIPNLIHALFNSELRKQRKEGKLFNKGLYKARVHQFLLEKFDNDLKLRKENEKTGKIIIKSKYKNNIHTKNGEINNLEKIYSEQEINVVTNIAALIGYNQIAVDLL; translated from the coding sequence ATGTTATTTATCCGACTGTTACTTACCTATTCTCTTTTATTCACTTTTCTTGAAAGTGTAATATTTTGCCAGGAAATTGACAAGAGTAGGATTATTTTGGAAAGCATTCTGAATGAATTGCATGGCTTGGGGTATTCACAAATTAAACAGGACAACCTAATAAATCCtattcaagaaatttataatGGAGATTTGGACCactttaattcattttgtGTAAATTCGCTTTTAAATTACTACAGAAATTCGCCCAGTGAAATATGGGTAAATGAGCAGGTTGGTCAAGTCTCAATTGATAAGATTATTCACAACTTTATATTGGTTTGCAGAGAGCTACCAGAATGGCAAAATGTTTGTCAAAATCAACCTTCTATAGATAGTTTAATTGCAACTGACATTCATTTAGCAGCATTATTAACGATGAATGAAAACCATGAGCTAAGCAATGTTCCAATTGATACATTTTGTaacttgaatttaaatttttttaatgaagatcattcaaattataaTCATTTATGCGTCGAAAAGCTAATATCTAATCAagtaaattttgaaaaaattacttttaaaATTAGGGACGCTTTAACAATTTGCTCAATGACAACATTTTGGtcaaaaatttgtattaaaaataactcCAATAACTATGATCTTCCAGAGTTGCATTTGCTTGCATCTTCTCTATTCTTTGAGGTTTCTAAGcatgataaatatttatctaGTTCAAATGGTTTAGAAGGATTAACACCTATAGAATTTTGTGGGTTATCTGAGAAAATGATCTTAAAAGGAGATGTATTGAActactttaatattatttgcgttgatgaattatcaatatcttCTAAGCTTGTTTTGGGAAGATCTTGGTTACCTTCGACAAAGAACATAATTGATATTTGCAGAAATAATCCTTTATGGATAACATGCGAccttaatttaaattataaaaactTCGATACTATTAATTCACTCTCagataataaagaatctGGCTATATATCCATTATTGATAAAACTAGTTTACTTGCCACAGCATTGTTACAGCAGATACACCTGCTGCCAACTTATATGTTTAGCTCattatattatcaattcGCGGATATTGATAATCTATGCTATATAACAAGcataattcaaaatgaCATAAGTCTAATACAAAACGAAGAACTTTCTACTCATTCGCAAATAAACTTTGGACAGTTTTTCAATTCAATATGCTGGCGAATTCTTTCAACTTATCCTATTACTTTTAAAACGAGTATCGGAATCATTTCTCAGCCAATAAAAACTCTTGAAGCAGTTTCAGTGTGTAGTTCTTCCGTACTATTTTGGGTTAACGATTGTGTAACTGAAAGCTCTGAAGACTTAATTTATCTGCCTCAAATAAGCATTTTATCACAGGAACTTTTGatttcatcaaaaaaatattataatttgcCTGCGAACACATTTTGTATTGCTGCTAAAAACATAATTTCAAACctgaataaattaaatagtGGGCTCGGATCTTCTGCTAAAAGACTTGAAGACTATTCAATCAGTTGGGttctaaataatattagtaaaatAGATTCATACGCTCAATTTAATGGAATAACGTCAGGATATTTTAACAGAGAATGTGTAAGAGAACTTATAGGAAGTAATGAAAGTAACAGTGAGTATATCCCAATGAATTTTGCGATTTTTATCTGTAGTAGTTCATTAAGATGGGAAAAATGTCCGGTAAAAGGTAGTATTAAAAGTAAGTTTTTGACAGAATTTGTAGCATCCGAATTCTACTATGGATTATTAGCAGAAATGGACTTCAATTTCCAATTCAACTGGAATGATATTTGCTTGATATCAGAATCAACCATACCTGAAGAGTATGATAATTTAGACTCAATCCCTAATATTCCTTATTTCAACCATTTTTGCTCTTTAAGTTTTATCAAAAACCTAAAACTTATAAGAAAAAACgcaaatatttcattcaGTGAAAACAaacaatatatatttactaATTTTATTAGAGTTTGTGTTCacaattatttttggagGGTGCCATGTGGAGAAATTGTTGAATTAGATTTGCTTGCAAACAGTTTACTTTTTGGCTCACATCAATTTGCATCTATGCAAAATATATCTGAACCTCAATTTTGTAAAGCAGCAAACAATTTATTAGACGTGGACCCaacaaaatttgaaattgagtGTATGAGGGAACTCATGAAAATTGGTACTCAATTCACTTCAGAAATAGCTCAAGGGGCTTGCACAGTAACGCACCGTTCTCAAATATGCCATGGGTACCCGGAAGAATATTCTCATATTGCTGGTACGCTATTCTCAGCTAtgtatcaatattttccaatttctgaaattccgagttttattgaattttgtGAAATTGTCCATTCGATATTCAcagataatgaaataaacGATTCAccatattattttaatgcTATATGCGCAAGACACATTCACAATTCTAACTTGAATGCATCATTTTTGACTATATCTGTCCTTTGCAGCCATATATCTCCAAACAACATTTCCAATGAAGATTATACGGAATCTCTTTTGGTTtctgaattttttaaaaaaagtaaaagcATAAATTCACTAAGAAAGTGGGAATTACATTATTTCTATCCATTGGCCAAACAAATTTTAGAAAGTATAGAAAAAGATCCAAAGgatatttctaattttaattataagtGTGTTGCAATAACAAGGAGTATAATATCTACCGATTCATTTACATTAAAATTGGATGATGCAATTTCATTATGCAGCGGTTCAATTGCATTTAAAATTTACTgtaaaaatcaaaatcaaagtATTCAACACTTAGTATCTGAAATAATTCAAGGGATAATGTTAAATTATGGGTTAGACataattgaatattctGAAATTCAATCAATTTGTAGTGCtgcaaaattaattcatgATGGGTCAGTAGAAAAACAACCGATCTCGAGAAATTTACCTGGAATAACCAAATATCCatatttcttaaattcTTGTATCGAGGTGTTAACTTCAGGAATAATACTACCTACTAAATTTGTCGAAATTTCTACAGACAATGCTATTTCAATATGCACTCAATCTTTGCGCTCTTCAACACCATGTAAGAGCGAGAAGGCTATTGTATCTGCTATTGCTGTGGGGCTTTATTCAGAAATGCAAAATTTCCCTGAAATGGCCAAATTACAAGTAACTGAATTATGCATTTTTGCCTCAAAACTTGCCGAAAGTAATACAGAAGACTATTTAGAAACATGCTCTAAATATTTAAGTAATTTTAAGTCATATATTCCAACAATTGAAGACCTAAATGTAAATCTTACTGAAATTCAAAAGCAAAGAATTTGTACGAAGCCGTTTATGTGGCCCAAATGCAATGTTGATGAAAATTTGGTGCGTGGGGTTCACTCAGTTCAAATAGAAAAGCTCGCTTCAAAGCTAAAAGCAATATTCAAAtcaaatgatattaatatttggaagTTCGAAAGGTATTGTGTCTTTGCAGAAAAACTCCTGAATGATAATGGCGAAAATGATTTTATAAAATGTAATAATTTGCTTAAAGACTTcgaatatattgaaataatcaAACAAAGTTCGAATATAGTGGAAAACCCTCTGTTTTTATTTTACAAACTTGAAGATAAAACTATTAACAAAGTTTGCAGTATAATCTCTTCTCACTCAAATTGCCTCAATTCCAGAAATGGGCTATCAGGCCTACTTGCATCaaactttttttctatttcaacaaaatatttggatttgaATTCAATAAAGAGCTCGGACTTTTGTATAATTTCGGAATTATTACTACAGAGAGGTAGTTTAAAGGAGATTAAGGAGAGTTGCCCTTATTTGCTGTTACAAATAACTAATTTGGAACACTGGCCTAAAATAATGTTAACACCGGAGCTCAGTCAAGTAATCTGCGATAGTTTAAGTATTACAAATTTGAATTGCATTATGCCCAACATAAATCAGGGTATTACAATTGAAATTTCGTCTGCTATTAATGATATAGCAATCGAATTGTTTTtcattagaaaaaaatatgttcCAAGTTTTAATCCTGAATCGAGCTGCATAATGGCAGAATCATTAATTCAGTTTGgaataaaaaatgagtATTTCAATCGCCTTTGCATAAACTTAATTTCATACGACATTTGGAATTTTTCAGGAAATTTTGACAAAAAATATAGTCAATATTGGAGTATTAGCCGTGAAGATCCCATGACTTTCATTAGTTTTATTAAGAGTGAAGCTTCACGATTCTGTGAAGAATTAGAAGGGAGACTTtcagaaatatatataaaaagtcataattttatttcaaaaaaaaaacgtGATAATAAGCTAGACAATAAAATTTACTATCAAAAGGTCCTCAGAAGAACCTTTAATCCATTAAATTTTGGTAAAACTAATGAACATGATCTTTCGAATAAACTTAcgaaaaaagaagaaagaatcGAACTGAAAAAGAAGTTGAGAATTATTTCTAAAGCTAAAGGGTATGTTGCATTAAACGACGAGGCTGTCAAGGAATATTCCCCAGAAATGGTGGATTTTAAGTTAGCAAAGAAGTACTATGCCGACTTCCCTAAAGATATTTACAAATCTAtagataattcaaattttgtatttaagATGCCAGAATTTAACTGGAATTTGTTCTCAGAAAAGCTTGTGTTTACTTCAAAGAATTTTCTTGGAATTTCAATAAAGGTTTCTGATCCAAAATACGGTGGTATTGCAGGGCTAATTCAAAAGTGGGGATATACGCCTCAAGGCACAGTGCAAGGTGCGCAGTATATTTATCGAGTGTCTAGATATATAAACAAATATATGATAAGCCCAAAAAAAGCATATTTAATTTGGAAAGAGACTCTTATAGCAATGAATTTCGCTATTCTCCCGAAATGGCGTGATTCATGGCAAGATGAGATTAGGAAACCAAGTCCATTAGATGAGCAACCTTTGCCTTCATGTGAAGGAGTTAAATCAAGCAAAGTATTAAAACAGTTGGGAATggataagaaaaaaataagtatGGTGGCACTTGCAAATATTGACTCCTTCGTCGCACAGATGACGGAGGCAGCTCATGATTTGAAGTTATATAATGTCAAATTTAACGATTTTTGCCTTGTCGGGATTATATTGTTTAATACTAAATCTTATTCGAGAACTGAATCTTTTAACTATCAGTGTACTAAATGGGTTAAAGAAATTGGGTATGTTGAAGAGTATGTTGAAAATGTTAATTTTGCTGAAAATGAGCACAaactttcaaaaaaaatcgTAAATCGTCTTAAAAATAATGTTAGAAAGCAAATACCTGCTATTTTAGCTAGAAAAATATGTGCAAGCACAAGCCGTTGGATGAGTTGTAACAGTGGAGTTGGAATCGATGAAAAACTAAACATTGATAATCTCGCAACCGAGTTAGTCAGGCTTTCAAGAATTGCTGGACTTGAATTTCGTGATATGTGTGAAGTCGCAATTCAAATCGCTAATGCTCAAGACTTCAATCAGAAATGTCCAGTCATACTTCAGCAGGTAATTGGTAATTATAATAGGTCATATCAAGTTTGTAAGTCCACTAGTTCTTGGAAATCGTGCCAATATTCAAAGGTAGTATTGGATCCAAAGTTAAAAGAACATTTGGATACATTAACAACTGAATTAACAATTGGACTAAATGAAGTTTTCCCAAATATCTTTACTTTCGAGGAAATATGCTACTTGAGTGAAAAGTTTGTTGCTTCTGAATACTTTAAAACCGATTGTACTAgatcattatttgattttttggTTGCCCAAAGGTTTATTAAACCAAcgttaaatatttatggaGACGTAAAACCTTCAAAGTCCTTTAAGCATATTGTATCAGTTGCGCTTGCAATTTGCTATGACACATTAAGGTGGCAACAAGCAACTTGTGTCTTGGAAAGTGAAGGTTATTACTCACTTCATGAAAAGCAATGGGTTGATTTAGTTTcagaagaaatattaaaagaaatgatGGAGTTAAGTAAACTTGATCCACAAATATCcatattttttaagaatGCAGAAAGGGAGCAGCTTTTGGAGCGTTTTAATCTTGAgaataataacaaatttaaaataaaacttCCTCCTGTAATCAAGTATCATGATATTTGTAACCATGTGGccaaaataacaaaaacaagatactttaatattaattgtatCCAAGTAACCACTGACATTTTTCAAACTCAATTAACAAAGATCAAGCTAGAAAATGAACGTGCTAATAATTTTGaggaaattaatttatatggAGGTATCATAAAGGTTCCAAATTCAAGCACAATTGAGGGTATTTGTAAAGGAAGCATTTTTTGGGAAACTTGCTCAAATAAACATTTGCAGCCACTCTTTAAGTTTGATTTGGAAAATGCAAAAAAAGAGGATGTCGACATTATTGTCAATGACATCATGGTCTCTATTTTACAACTTAATCAAAATGGTTTTGAAAGCTCCgttgatattaaaaaagaactGCATGATTTAGACAATATACACAAACTAGCTTCAAAGACGGTTGATTCACTAGACTATCTTGATTTTTGCAAGATTGGGATTTGGTATTCGaaagaaatatcaaatttagAACAAAAAGAGCACTCTGAGTTACAGAATCTTCTTTCAACAAAGATTCTCTTCCTCATTCTTGAAAGCATGTATCCCAATCGTAAGCTAGAAAAGGATCAAGTAACCGAAGAATCTGAAAATGAGGAGCTTGGTACACTTGATCAATACATTGAACAATCAATAATCAAACTTCCGACAACAGCTCCAAAACTAGTTAAACCACCCAGTTCTATGTTCAGAAATATAACAAGTATTGAGACAGTATTATTACATCAAAGCGATGACTACTCAAGCAATATTTTCGCGGTGAATCTATCTGGTTTTCCTATGTTTCAAGACTTTTATgtgaaaagaaatatttcaaCCATTGATAGAGATATCTATGGGAATACTCTATATGTTAAGCCTAAAGCTGGGCTTATGCTTTCAAGTTATCAACTACCCGATGGATCGCAGAAGCTCTCTAAATACgtaaatttagaaaaaggTAGAAATATAGTTGAACCTAAGATCAATCAACTCGAAACGGAACGAATATTACACATAATAAAGCAGAAcccaaataattttcattcTTCAATTCTACCTCATGCTACAAAAGAAATCATTGGTAAAAAGAAACCAAATCCTTCcgaaaagaaaataaaaaaagaatggtacagaaatattaaaaaagagtACTATTACAAGAAAGGAAGAGAAATTGCAAAGAAAGAATGGGAATCGAGGCAAATTGCGTTTAGTAACAACAATGGAACCGGAGAAATTATATGGGAAActgaaaagaagaagattcCAAACCTTATCCATGCGTTATTTAACTCTGAATTGAGAAAGCAAAGAAAAGAAgggaaattatttaataaaggTTTATATAAGGCAAGAGttcatcaatttcttcttgaaaaatttgataatgaCTTAAAATTGAGAAAAGAAAACGAGAAAACAGGAAAGATTATaatcaaatcaaaatataaaaacaaTATCCATACAAAAAATGGCGAAATTAACAACcttgaaaaaatttataGTGAACAAGAAATCAATGTTGTTACAAATATAGCAGCATTAATAGGCTATAACCAAATTGCAGTTGATTTGCTTTAG
- a CDS encoding hypothetical protein (domain similar to KOG4115, dynein-associated protein roadblock) encodes NDLNETLSRIKGKKGVVGIIILRSDNMTPLISTFDKKTSRNYTDCIREIVKCANMFGAHGSNNIQLIRLHFKSQIVLIAPDKNFTFLAVQDTNI; translated from the coding sequence aatgatttaaatgaaaCGTTGTCAAGAATAAAAGGGAAAAAGGGAGTAGttggaataataattttgaggTCTGACAATATGACGCCATTAATTTCAACGTTTGATAAAAAGACATCAAGGAACTACACTGACTGTATCAGGGAGATTGTAAAATGCGCAAATATGTTTGGTGCGCATggatcaaataatattcagtTAATTAGACTTCATTTTAAGAGCCAAATTGTCTTAATTGCTCCagataaaaattttacATTTCTAGCGGTACAAGATACAAATATATAA
- a CDS encoding YIP1 protein like transporter GTpase interacting factor having 5 transmembrane domain — MSEIDRDIFVVSGDIYNGEESGGTLNEPIMKTVKRDIFLIYNKLHYFITAGKNEFDREYNLKMLYNWDLWGPCIILLVLSSCLYIKAPVENKDKIFSVLHFFSIYGTVAIALNARILGINCSFFAILSIVGYCIFPFTVISLISLIIPYFFVKLIFTILSITHIYKVMQLSMNEIAPEEKKVLILYPISLFFFSVAFLVLIN; from the coding sequence atgagCGAAATTGATAGAGATATATTTGTTGTTAGTGGAGATATATATAATGGAGAGGAATCTGGCGGAACGCTAAACGAGCCGATAATGAAAACGGTCAAGAGGGATATATTTCTCATTTACAATAAATTACATTATTTTATTACTGCTGGAAAGAACGAGTTCGATCGCGAATATAATTTGAAGATGCTATATAATTGGGACTTATGGGGACCTTGCATTATATTGCTAGTATTATCCTCTTGTCTATATATAAAAGCCCCAGTTGAAAATAAGGATAAGATTTTCTCAGTTTTGCATTTTTTCTCGATTTACGGCACAGTAGCAATTGCTTTAAATGCGCGGATCTTAGGCATTAATTGTTCATTCTTTGCCATATTAAGCATAGTTGGGTACTGCATATTCCCATTTACAgtaatatcattaatttcattaattattccTTATTTCTTTGTAAAGCTAATTTTCacaatattatcaattacTCATATTTACAAGGTTATGCAATTATCTATGAACGAGATTGCTCCCGAAGAGAAAAAGGTTTTGATTTTATATCCAATTTCactgttttttttttcggTAGCATTCCTAGTGCTAATTAATTAG